A DNA window from Cricetulus griseus strain 17A/GY unplaced genomic scaffold, alternate assembly CriGri-PICRH-1.0 unplaced_scaffold_32, whole genome shotgun sequence contains the following coding sequences:
- the LOC118239813 gene encoding LOW QUALITY PROTEIN: insulin-like growth factor 2 mRNA-binding protein 1 (The sequence of the model RefSeq protein was modified relative to this genomic sequence to represent the inferred CDS: substituted 1 base at 1 genomic stop codon) encodes MRESRATRKIEHSVPKKQMSRKIQIRNIPPQLRWEVLDSLLAQYGTVENCEQVNTESETAVVNVTYSNREQTRQAIMKLNGHQLENHALKVSYISDEQLAQGPENGRRGGFGSRGQPRQESPVAAEAPAKQQQVDIPLRLLVPTQNVGAIIGKEGATIRNITKQTQSKIKVHRKENAGAAEKAISVHSTPEGCSSACKMILEIMHKEAKDTKTAHEVPLKILAHNSFVGRLIGKEGRNLKXVEQDTETKITISSLQHLTLYNPERTITVKGAIENCCRAEQEIMKKVREAYENDVAAMSLQSHLIPGLNLASVGLFPASSSAVPLPPSSVTGAAPYCSFKQATEQEMVQVFIPAQAVGAIIGKKGQHIKQLSWFTSASIRIAPPETPDSKVRMVIITGPPEAQFKAQGRIYDKIKEENFFGPKEEVKLETHIRVPASAAGRVIGKGGKKVNELQKLTAAEVLVPRDQIPDENDQVIVKIIGHFYASQMAQRKIRDILAHVKQQHQKGQSNQAQARRK; translated from the exons ATGAG GGAAAGTAGAGCTACAAGGAAAATTGAACACTCGGTCCCCAAAAAACAAATGAGTCGGAAAATTCAGATTCGGAATATTCCACCCCAGCTCCGATGGGAAGTGCTGGACAGCCTGCTGGCCCAGTATGGTACAGTGGAGAACTGTGAGCAAGTGAACACAGAAAGTGAGACTGCAGTGGTTAACGTCACCTACTCCAACAGGGAGCAGACGAGGCAAGCCATTATGAAGCTAAATGGCCATCAACTGGAGAACCATGCCCTGAAGGTCTCATACATATCTGATGAGCAGTTAGCTCAGGGTCCTGAGAATGGGCGCCGTGGTGGCTTTGGCTCTCGGGGCCAGCCTCGGCAAGAATCACCTGTGGCAGCAGAGGCCCCAGCCAAGCAGCAGCAAGTAGACATCCCCCTCAGGCTCCTGGTGCCCACGCAGAATGTAGGTGCTATCATTGGCAAGGAGGGTGCCACCATCCGCAACATCACAAAACAGACCCAGTCCAAGATAAAGGTGCACAGGAAGGAGAATGCTGGAGCTGCGGAGAAGGCCATCAGTGTGCATTCAACACCCGAAGGCTGCTCCTCAGCATGCAAGATGATCTTGGAGATAATGCACAAGGAGGCAAAGGACACCAAAACGGCTCACGAGGTTCCCCTGAAGATCCTGGCCCATAATAGCTTTGTGGGGCGACTCATTGGCAAGGAAGGGAGGAACTTGAAGTAGGTTGAGCAGGATACAGAGACAAAGATCACTATCTCATCGCTCCAGCATCTCACCCTCTACAACCCTGAGAGGACCATCACTGTGAAGGGGGCCATTGAGAATTGCTGCAGGGCTGAGCAAGAGATCATGAAGAAAGTTCGAGAGGCCTACGAGAATGATGTAGCTGCCATGAGCTTGCAGTCTCACCTCATCCCTGGTCTCAACCTGGCTTCTGTGGGTCTCTTCCCAGCGTCATCCAGTGCTGTCCCTCTACCTCCCAGCAGCGTCACTGGGGCTGCTCCCTATTGTTCCTTCAAGCAGGCTACTGAGCAGGAGATGGTACAGGTGTTCATCCCTGCACAGGCTGTGGGCGCCATCATCGGCAAGAAGGGGCAGCACATCAAACAACTCTCATGGTTCACCAGTGCCTCCATCAGGATCGCACCACCGGAAACGCCTGACTCCAAAGTTCGAATGGTTATCATTACTGGACCCCCGGAGGCACAgttcaaggctcagggaagaatctatgacaaaataaaagaagagaattTCTTTGGTCCTAAGGAGGAAGTAAAGCTGGAGACCCACATACGGGTGCCAGCTTCAGCAGCTGGCCGGGTCATTGGCAAAGGTGGCAAAAAGGTAAATGAGCTGCAGAAATTGACTGCTGCTGAGGTGCTGGTGCCAAGAGACCAGATTCCGGATGAGAATGACCAAGTCATTGTTAAGATCATCGGGCATTTCTATGCCAGCCAGATGGCGCAGCGGAAGATCAGAGACATCCTGGCTCACGTTAAGCAACAGCACCAGAAGGGACAGAGCAACCAGGCCCAGGCCCGGAGGAAGTGA